The Calliphora vicina chromosome 3, idCalVici1.1, whole genome shotgun sequence genome contains a region encoding:
- the bin gene encoding forkhead box protein biniou, translating into MIKSEDMLDTNGCGSLNPSHGLHQLSSHHSSLYRNLPANILASSNFQPIMYGASAGDHHLNSSSVMRMHHDSPEMIDEKPTMLPSYANERKYYATMMTQPDSMNYGLTSLHSMTTPPASSSPISPYGVLLSNQQNNVSGNDEAPPSGNSSPSAQRTPTENELQHYHSANGNKIVNLLPSTNALGQQLNHHYASTIKYCSSKPSSDYLQNNDHSDLQDHHHQHHHHNPSNNNDQMDSTNSNELLQHSLQRIQHTSTSGGVITSVNNSQNDSNQIITSGVYSISSSPAKSVNSNTSDNGNSSSKQQQQQTSSTSSQDLSSPDTTKKSGSRRPEKPALSYINMIAMAIKESPTGKLTLSEIYSFLQKRFDFFRGPYVGWKNSVRHNLSLNECFKKLPKGMGVGKPGKGNYWTIEQNSAYMFEDEGSLRRRPRGYRSKLKVKPYAAANGFYATGSYDTGMDNPNFYASQAFTSYDYPSATAAGGFSDAWTPHGHSHGQNTLPQYSNIAVSSALQNNNSPTPPLAHAISNVSTSSSSPAPSVSAGSIVTASALQSNAGLDYATASLVAAGNGYNPYGSSPTGATYNIDNGLRSMSLTQMSSLSSSHHHHQHHTHHHHQNTHHNSSMTPPPSLPPTSSSSNLPPTSSSASTTSSSSSAAASHLIDRKPIYLPRMTPPSGTISTPPLHQQHLSVGGSNSSGGGSSGDGGSSYYEHIKYSN; encoded by the exons atgattaaaagtGAAGATATGTTAGATACTAACGGTTGTGGATCTTTGAATCCCTCTCATGGCTTGCATCAGTTGAGCAGCCACCACTCGTCGCTGTATCGTAATCTACCCGCGAATATTTTGGCCTCTAGCAATTTTCAGCCCATCATGTATGGTGCCAGTGCTGGTGACCACCACTTGAACTCGTCATCAGTGATGCGTATGCATCACGACTCTCCAGAAATGATCGATGAAAAGCCCACAATGTTACCCTCGTATGCAAATGAGCGTAAATATTATGCCACAATGATGACTCAGCCAGATTCCATGAATTATGGTTTGACTTCGTTGCACAGCATGACAACACCGCCGGCATCTTCAAGTCCCATCTCACCCTACGGTGTACTTTTAAGCAATCAACAAAACAATGTTAGTGGCAACGATGAGGCGCCACCCTCTGGGAACTCATCACCTTCAGCACAGCGCACACCGACGGAAAATGAACTGCAGCATTATCACTCAGCGAATggcaataaaattgtaaatcttTTGCCCTCCACCAACGCACTGGGCCAACAGCTAAATCATCATTACGCCTCCACCATTAAATACTGCTCCAGCAAACCCTCTTCGGATTATCTACAAAATAACGATCATTCGGATTTACaggatcatcatcatcagcatcatcatcataatcCCTCCAATAACAATGATCAAATGGATTCTACAAATTCCAATGAACTTTTACAACATTCATTGCAACGTATTCAACATACCTCCACTTCGGGAGGAGTTATAACATCAGTCAACAATTCGCAAAACGATTCTAATCAAATAATTACTTCGGGAGTCTATTCAATTAGTTCCTCTCCCGCCAAATCGGTTAATAGCAACACTAGTGATAACGGTAATAGTTCATctaaacagcagcagcaacaaacatcatcaacatcatctcAGGATTTATCATCACCGGATACTACGAAAAAATCGGGATCCAGACGTCCGGAGAAACCGGCACTCAGCTATATTAACATGATTGCAATGGCCATAAAAGAATCGCCCACCGGAAAATTGACTCTGAGtgaaatttatagttttctgCAGAAGAG ATTTGATTTCTTTCGTGGTCCTTATGTGGGCTGGAAAAACTCTGTGCGTCATAATTTGAGTTTAAACGAGTGTTTTAAGAAGTTGCCCAAGGGTATGGGTGTGGGAAAACCAGGCAAAGGCAATTATTGGACCATAGAGCAAAACTCTGCCTATATGTTTGAAGATGAGGGAAGTTTGAGGAGAAGACCCAGAGGTTACAGATCTAAATTGAAGGTTAAACCTTATGCAGCGGCAAATGGTTTTTATGCCACTGGGTCCTATGATACAGGAATG gaCAATCCCAATTTCTATGCTTCTCAGGCATTTACCTCCTACGATTATCCATCGGCCACAGCTGCGGGTGGCTTTAGTGATGCTTGGACTCCACATGGTCACAGTCATGGCCAAAATACTCTACCTCAGTATTCTAATATAGCGGTCTCCTcagctttacaaaataataatagtcCTACACCACCCCTGGCTCATGCCATTTCAAATGTGTCGACCAGTAGTTCATCGCCCGCCCCCTCAGTATCAGCCGGCTCCATAGTAACGGCGTCAGCTTTGCAATCAAACGCCGGTTTGGATTATGCTACAGCTTCACTAGTAGCAGCCGGCAACGGCTACAATCCATATGGTTCTTCGCCAACAGGCGCCACTTACAACATAGACAATG GTTTGCGTTCAATGTCCTTAACACAAATGTCTTCATTGTCATCATCACACCATCATCACCAACATCATACTCACCATCATCACCAAAATACACATCACAATTCGTCCATGACACCACCACCATCTTTGCCCCCCACCTCATCGTCCTCAAATTTGCCACCCACATCTTCATCAGCCTCGACAACGTCATCCTCATCTTCAGCAGCAGCATCACATTTAATTGATCGTAAACCGATTTATTTGCCTCGAATGACCCCACCTTCCGGCACAATATCGACACCGCCACTGCATCAACAGCATTTAAGTGTGGGTGGTTCAAATAGTTCGGGTGGCGGCAGTAGTGGTGATGGAGGTTCTTCGTATTACGAACACATTAAATATTCAAACTAA